The Meriones unguiculatus strain TT.TT164.6M chromosome 9, Bangor_MerUng_6.1, whole genome shotgun sequence genome window below encodes:
- the Bap1 gene encoding ubiquitin carboxyl-terminal hydrolase BAP1 isoform X1 yields the protein MNKGWLELESDPGLFTLLVEDFGVKGVQVEEIYDLQSKCQGPVYGFIFLFKWIEERRSRRKVSTLVDDTSVIDDDIVNNMFFAHQLIPNSCATHALLSVLLNCSNVDLGPTLSRMKDFTKGFSPESKGYAIGNAPELAKAHNSHARPEPRHLPEKQNGLSAVRTMEAFHFVSYVPITGRLFELDGLKVYPIDHGPWGEDEEWTDKARRVIMERIGLATAGEPYHDIRFNLMAVVPDRRIKYEARLHVLKVNRQTVLEALQQLIRVTQPELIQTQKSQESQLPEEKPASSKSPIGLEAGRAPAASECTHTDGAEEVAGSCPQAPTHSPPSKSKLVVKPPGNSLNGIPPNPTPIVQRLPAFLDNHNYAKSPMQEEEDLAAGVGRSRGPVRPPQQYSDDEDDYEDDEDDVQNTRSAIRYKRKGTGKPGSLSNSSDGQLSVLQPNTISVLTEKLQESQKDLSIPLSIKTSSGAGSPAVAMPTHSQPSPTPSNESTDTASEIGSAFNSPLRSPIRSANPTRPSSPVTSHISKVLFGEDDSLLRVDCIRYNRAVRDLGPVISTGLLHLAEDGVLSPLALTEGGKGSSPSTRSSQGTQGSSSLEKEVVEATESREKSGLNRHSEPLSGEKYSPKELLALLKCVEAEIANYEACLKEEVEKRKKFKIDDQRRTHNYDEFICTFISMLAQEGMLANLVEQNISVRRRQGVSIGRLHKQRKPDRRKRSRPYKAKRQ from the exons ATGAATAAGGGCTGGCTGGAACTGGAGAGTGACCCGG GCCTCTTCACCCTCCTGGTGGAAGATTTCG GTGTCAAAGGGGTGCAAGTGGAGGAGATCTATGACCTTCAGAGTAAATGCCAGGG GCCTGTATATGGATTTATCTTCCTGTTCAAATGGATCGAAGAACGAAGGTCCCGTCGCAAGGTTTCTACGTTGGTGGATGATACATCTGTGATTGATGATGATATTGTGAATAACATGTTCTTTGCCCACCAG CTGATTCCCAACTCTTGTGCCACTCATGCCTTGCTGAGCGTGCTTCTGAATTGCAGCAATGTGGATCTGGGGCCCACCCTGAGTCGAATGAAGGATTTCACCAAAGGCTTCAGCCCCGAG aGCAAAGGATATGCAATTGGCAATGCCCCTGAGCTGGCCAAGGCACATAATAGTCATGCCAG ACCAGAACCACGTCACCTTCCCGAGAAGCAGAATGGCCTCAGTGCAGTGCGTACCATGGAGGCATTCCACTTTGTCAGCTATGTGCCTATCACAGGGAGGCTCTTTGAATTGGATGGGTTGAAAGTCTACCCTATTGATCATG GGCCCTGGGGAGAGGATGAGGAGTGGACAGATAAAGCCCGAAGGGTCATTATGGAGCGAATTGGCCTTGCTACTGCAGG GGAGCCCTACCATGACATTCGATTCAACCTGATGGCAGTGGTGCCTGACCGCAGGATCAAGTATGAGGCCAGGCTACATGTACTGAAGGTGAACCGACAAACAGTCCTGGAGGCCCTGCAGCAG CTGATTAGAGTAACACAGCCGGAGCTGATTCAGACCCAGAAATCTCAAGAGTCACAACTGCCTGAGGAGAAGCCAGCCAGCAGCAAGTCCCCCATTGGGCTGGAGGCAGGCAGGGCCCCAGCGGCCTCTGAGTGCACTCACACAG ATGGTGCAGAGGAGGTGGCTGGCTCATGCCCACAAGCTCCGACCCACAGTCCTCCTAGCAAATCTAAGCTGGTGGTGAAGCCTCCAGGGAACAGCCTCAATGGGATTCCCCCAAACCCTACCCCTATTGTCCAGCGACTGCCAGCCTTTCTAGACAATCACAATTATGCCAAATCCCCTATGCAG GAGGAGGAAGACCTGGCAGCAGGTGTGGGCCGCAGCCGCGGTCCAGTCCGACCACCCCAGCAGTACTCTGATGATGAGGATGACTATGaggatgatgaagatgatgtGCAGAACACCCGTTCTGCCATCAG ATACAAGCGGAAGGGGACAGGGAAGCCAGGATCGCTGAGCAATTCTTCAGATGGGCAGCTGTCGGTGCTGCAGCCCAACACCATCAGTGTCTTAACTGAGAAACTTCAGGAGTCTCAGAAAGACCTTTCAATTCCTCTGTCCATCAAGACTAGCAGTGGGGCTGGGAGTCCTGCTGTGGCTATGCCCACACACTCACAGCCTTCACCCACCCCCAGCAATGAGAGCACGGACACAGCCTCTGAGATTGGCAGTGCTTTCAACTCACCCTTGCGCTCACCCATCCGCTCAGCCAACCCAACACGGCCCTCTAGCCCTGTCACTTCTCACATCTCCAAGGTGCTTTTTGGAGAAGATGACAGCCTACTGCGTGTTGACTGCATACGCTACAACCGTGCTGTCCGTGACCTTGGTCCTGTCATTAGCACAGGCCTGCTGCACCTTGCTGAAGATGGTGTACTGAGTCCCCTGGCACTTACAG AGGGTGGGAAGGGTTCCTCGCCTTCTACCAGATCAAGCCAAGGCACCCAAGGGTCCAGCAGCCTAGAGAAGGAAGTAGTAGAAGCTACAGAAAGCAGGGAGAAGTCTGGGCTGAACAGGCACAGTGAGCCCTTGAGTGGAGAGAAGTACTCCCCCAAG GAGCTGCTGGCACTGCTAAAGTGTGTGGAGGCCGAGATTGCAAACTATGAGGCTTGTCtcaaggaggaggtggagaaaaggaagaagttcaAG ATTGATGACCAGCGAAGGACCCACAACTATGACGAGTTTATCTGTACCTTCATATCCATGCTGGCTCAAGAAG GAATGCTGGCCAACCTAGTGGAACAGAACATCTCAGTGCGGCGGCGCCAAGGGGTCAGCATTGGTCGGCTTCACAAGCAGCGGAAGCCTGACAGGCGGAAACGATCCCGCCCCTACAAGGCCAAACGCCAGTGA
- the Bap1 gene encoding ubiquitin carboxyl-terminal hydrolase BAP1 isoform X2: MFFAHQLIPNSCATHALLSVLLNCSNVDLGPTLSRMKDFTKGFSPESKGYAIGNAPELAKAHNSHARPEPRHLPEKQNGLSAVRTMEAFHFVSYVPITGRLFELDGLKVYPIDHGPWGEDEEWTDKARRVIMERIGLATAGEPYHDIRFNLMAVVPDRRIKYEARLHVLKVNRQTVLEALQQLIRVTQPELIQTQKSQESQLPEEKPASSKSPIGLEAGRAPAASECTHTDGAEEVAGSCPQAPTHSPPSKSKLVVKPPGNSLNGIPPNPTPIVQRLPAFLDNHNYAKSPMQEEEDLAAGVGRSRGPVRPPQQYSDDEDDYEDDEDDVQNTRSAIRYKRKGTGKPGSLSNSSDGQLSVLQPNTISVLTEKLQESQKDLSIPLSIKTSSGAGSPAVAMPTHSQPSPTPSNESTDTASEIGSAFNSPLRSPIRSANPTRPSSPVTSHISKVLFGEDDSLLRVDCIRYNRAVRDLGPVISTGLLHLAEDGVLSPLALTEGGKGSSPSTRSSQGTQGSSSLEKEVVEATESREKSGLNRHSEPLSGEKYSPKELLALLKCVEAEIANYEACLKEEVEKRKKFKIDDQRRTHNYDEFICTFISMLAQEGMLANLVEQNISVRRRQGVSIGRLHKQRKPDRRKRSRPYKAKRQ, translated from the exons ATGTTCTTTGCCCACCAG CTGATTCCCAACTCTTGTGCCACTCATGCCTTGCTGAGCGTGCTTCTGAATTGCAGCAATGTGGATCTGGGGCCCACCCTGAGTCGAATGAAGGATTTCACCAAAGGCTTCAGCCCCGAG aGCAAAGGATATGCAATTGGCAATGCCCCTGAGCTGGCCAAGGCACATAATAGTCATGCCAG ACCAGAACCACGTCACCTTCCCGAGAAGCAGAATGGCCTCAGTGCAGTGCGTACCATGGAGGCATTCCACTTTGTCAGCTATGTGCCTATCACAGGGAGGCTCTTTGAATTGGATGGGTTGAAAGTCTACCCTATTGATCATG GGCCCTGGGGAGAGGATGAGGAGTGGACAGATAAAGCCCGAAGGGTCATTATGGAGCGAATTGGCCTTGCTACTGCAGG GGAGCCCTACCATGACATTCGATTCAACCTGATGGCAGTGGTGCCTGACCGCAGGATCAAGTATGAGGCCAGGCTACATGTACTGAAGGTGAACCGACAAACAGTCCTGGAGGCCCTGCAGCAG CTGATTAGAGTAACACAGCCGGAGCTGATTCAGACCCAGAAATCTCAAGAGTCACAACTGCCTGAGGAGAAGCCAGCCAGCAGCAAGTCCCCCATTGGGCTGGAGGCAGGCAGGGCCCCAGCGGCCTCTGAGTGCACTCACACAG ATGGTGCAGAGGAGGTGGCTGGCTCATGCCCACAAGCTCCGACCCACAGTCCTCCTAGCAAATCTAAGCTGGTGGTGAAGCCTCCAGGGAACAGCCTCAATGGGATTCCCCCAAACCCTACCCCTATTGTCCAGCGACTGCCAGCCTTTCTAGACAATCACAATTATGCCAAATCCCCTATGCAG GAGGAGGAAGACCTGGCAGCAGGTGTGGGCCGCAGCCGCGGTCCAGTCCGACCACCCCAGCAGTACTCTGATGATGAGGATGACTATGaggatgatgaagatgatgtGCAGAACACCCGTTCTGCCATCAG ATACAAGCGGAAGGGGACAGGGAAGCCAGGATCGCTGAGCAATTCTTCAGATGGGCAGCTGTCGGTGCTGCAGCCCAACACCATCAGTGTCTTAACTGAGAAACTTCAGGAGTCTCAGAAAGACCTTTCAATTCCTCTGTCCATCAAGACTAGCAGTGGGGCTGGGAGTCCTGCTGTGGCTATGCCCACACACTCACAGCCTTCACCCACCCCCAGCAATGAGAGCACGGACACAGCCTCTGAGATTGGCAGTGCTTTCAACTCACCCTTGCGCTCACCCATCCGCTCAGCCAACCCAACACGGCCCTCTAGCCCTGTCACTTCTCACATCTCCAAGGTGCTTTTTGGAGAAGATGACAGCCTACTGCGTGTTGACTGCATACGCTACAACCGTGCTGTCCGTGACCTTGGTCCTGTCATTAGCACAGGCCTGCTGCACCTTGCTGAAGATGGTGTACTGAGTCCCCTGGCACTTACAG AGGGTGGGAAGGGTTCCTCGCCTTCTACCAGATCAAGCCAAGGCACCCAAGGGTCCAGCAGCCTAGAGAAGGAAGTAGTAGAAGCTACAGAAAGCAGGGAGAAGTCTGGGCTGAACAGGCACAGTGAGCCCTTGAGTGGAGAGAAGTACTCCCCCAAG GAGCTGCTGGCACTGCTAAAGTGTGTGGAGGCCGAGATTGCAAACTATGAGGCTTGTCtcaaggaggaggtggagaaaaggaagaagttcaAG ATTGATGACCAGCGAAGGACCCACAACTATGACGAGTTTATCTGTACCTTCATATCCATGCTGGCTCAAGAAG GAATGCTGGCCAACCTAGTGGAACAGAACATCTCAGTGCGGCGGCGCCAAGGGGTCAGCATTGGTCGGCTTCACAAGCAGCGGAAGCCTGACAGGCGGAAACGATCCCGCCCCTACAAGGCCAAACGCCAGTGA
- the Bap1 gene encoding ubiquitin carboxyl-terminal hydrolase BAP1 isoform X3 gives MKDFTKGFSPESKGYAIGNAPELAKAHNSHARPEPRHLPEKQNGLSAVRTMEAFHFVSYVPITGRLFELDGLKVYPIDHGPWGEDEEWTDKARRVIMERIGLATAGEPYHDIRFNLMAVVPDRRIKYEARLHVLKVNRQTVLEALQQLIRVTQPELIQTQKSQESQLPEEKPASSKSPIGLEAGRAPAASECTHTDGAEEVAGSCPQAPTHSPPSKSKLVVKPPGNSLNGIPPNPTPIVQRLPAFLDNHNYAKSPMQEEEDLAAGVGRSRGPVRPPQQYSDDEDDYEDDEDDVQNTRSAIRYKRKGTGKPGSLSNSSDGQLSVLQPNTISVLTEKLQESQKDLSIPLSIKTSSGAGSPAVAMPTHSQPSPTPSNESTDTASEIGSAFNSPLRSPIRSANPTRPSSPVTSHISKVLFGEDDSLLRVDCIRYNRAVRDLGPVISTGLLHLAEDGVLSPLALTEGGKGSSPSTRSSQGTQGSSSLEKEVVEATESREKSGLNRHSEPLSGEKYSPKELLALLKCVEAEIANYEACLKEEVEKRKKFKIDDQRRTHNYDEFICTFISMLAQEGMLANLVEQNISVRRRQGVSIGRLHKQRKPDRRKRSRPYKAKRQ, from the exons ATGAAGGATTTCACCAAAGGCTTCAGCCCCGAG aGCAAAGGATATGCAATTGGCAATGCCCCTGAGCTGGCCAAGGCACATAATAGTCATGCCAG ACCAGAACCACGTCACCTTCCCGAGAAGCAGAATGGCCTCAGTGCAGTGCGTACCATGGAGGCATTCCACTTTGTCAGCTATGTGCCTATCACAGGGAGGCTCTTTGAATTGGATGGGTTGAAAGTCTACCCTATTGATCATG GGCCCTGGGGAGAGGATGAGGAGTGGACAGATAAAGCCCGAAGGGTCATTATGGAGCGAATTGGCCTTGCTACTGCAGG GGAGCCCTACCATGACATTCGATTCAACCTGATGGCAGTGGTGCCTGACCGCAGGATCAAGTATGAGGCCAGGCTACATGTACTGAAGGTGAACCGACAAACAGTCCTGGAGGCCCTGCAGCAG CTGATTAGAGTAACACAGCCGGAGCTGATTCAGACCCAGAAATCTCAAGAGTCACAACTGCCTGAGGAGAAGCCAGCCAGCAGCAAGTCCCCCATTGGGCTGGAGGCAGGCAGGGCCCCAGCGGCCTCTGAGTGCACTCACACAG ATGGTGCAGAGGAGGTGGCTGGCTCATGCCCACAAGCTCCGACCCACAGTCCTCCTAGCAAATCTAAGCTGGTGGTGAAGCCTCCAGGGAACAGCCTCAATGGGATTCCCCCAAACCCTACCCCTATTGTCCAGCGACTGCCAGCCTTTCTAGACAATCACAATTATGCCAAATCCCCTATGCAG GAGGAGGAAGACCTGGCAGCAGGTGTGGGCCGCAGCCGCGGTCCAGTCCGACCACCCCAGCAGTACTCTGATGATGAGGATGACTATGaggatgatgaagatgatgtGCAGAACACCCGTTCTGCCATCAG ATACAAGCGGAAGGGGACAGGGAAGCCAGGATCGCTGAGCAATTCTTCAGATGGGCAGCTGTCGGTGCTGCAGCCCAACACCATCAGTGTCTTAACTGAGAAACTTCAGGAGTCTCAGAAAGACCTTTCAATTCCTCTGTCCATCAAGACTAGCAGTGGGGCTGGGAGTCCTGCTGTGGCTATGCCCACACACTCACAGCCTTCACCCACCCCCAGCAATGAGAGCACGGACACAGCCTCTGAGATTGGCAGTGCTTTCAACTCACCCTTGCGCTCACCCATCCGCTCAGCCAACCCAACACGGCCCTCTAGCCCTGTCACTTCTCACATCTCCAAGGTGCTTTTTGGAGAAGATGACAGCCTACTGCGTGTTGACTGCATACGCTACAACCGTGCTGTCCGTGACCTTGGTCCTGTCATTAGCACAGGCCTGCTGCACCTTGCTGAAGATGGTGTACTGAGTCCCCTGGCACTTACAG AGGGTGGGAAGGGTTCCTCGCCTTCTACCAGATCAAGCCAAGGCACCCAAGGGTCCAGCAGCCTAGAGAAGGAAGTAGTAGAAGCTACAGAAAGCAGGGAGAAGTCTGGGCTGAACAGGCACAGTGAGCCCTTGAGTGGAGAGAAGTACTCCCCCAAG GAGCTGCTGGCACTGCTAAAGTGTGTGGAGGCCGAGATTGCAAACTATGAGGCTTGTCtcaaggaggaggtggagaaaaggaagaagttcaAG ATTGATGACCAGCGAAGGACCCACAACTATGACGAGTTTATCTGTACCTTCATATCCATGCTGGCTCAAGAAG GAATGCTGGCCAACCTAGTGGAACAGAACATCTCAGTGCGGCGGCGCCAAGGGGTCAGCATTGGTCGGCTTCACAAGCAGCGGAAGCCTGACAGGCGGAAACGATCCCGCCCCTACAAGGCCAAACGCCAGTGA